A portion of the Gammaproteobacteria bacterium genome contains these proteins:
- a CDS encoding two-component system, chemotaxis family, response regulator WspR, whose protein sequence is MSETKAGAKILVVDDEPNNLEVLGRLLSNDYQVLVATDGETGLALAVSQQPDLILLDVMMPELGGYAVCTRLKAEEATRDIPVIFVTAMSDTEHESEGFHAGGVDYVIKPVNPVTLRARVKTHLDLKHKNDLLRSLATLDALTGIANRRRLDEFLEKEWRRCVRAGTTPLSLILLDIDYFKDYNDYYGHQEGDRCLRRVAGLLQGTLERSTDLVARYGGEEFCCIMPETHLIGAIHLAEKIQRGILGLSILHKKSKVSPFLTVSMGVAVSVPEMTNTPAQLLEETDRRLYLAKQMGRNQFYYQDYDLPREAT, encoded by the coding sequence ATGAGCGAAACTAAGGCAGGGGCAAAGATCTTGGTGGTGGACGATGAACCTAATAATCTGGAAGTCTTGGGGAGATTATTAAGCAATGACTATCAGGTTCTGGTCGCCACTGACGGTGAGACTGGGTTAGCACTGGCGGTATCGCAGCAACCGGATCTGATCCTCCTCGACGTGATGATGCCGGAATTAGGTGGTTATGCAGTTTGTACCAGGCTTAAGGCTGAGGAGGCAACCCGGGATATTCCGGTAATCTTTGTTACCGCGATGTCTGATACCGAACATGAAAGCGAAGGCTTCCACGCGGGGGGGGTCGATTACGTAATCAAGCCGGTAAATCCCGTAACTCTGCGGGCACGCGTCAAAACCCACCTCGATCTCAAACACAAGAACGATCTCCTCCGTTCGTTGGCTACCTTGGATGCCTTGACCGGTATTGCCAACCGGCGTCGACTGGATGAGTTTCTTGAAAAAGAATGGCGGCGTTGCGTTCGCGCTGGAACAACCCCTTTATCCCTGATCCTGCTCGATATCGATTACTTCAAGGATTACAATGATTATTATGGTCACCAGGAGGGTGATCGTTGTCTACGTCGTGTTGCTGGATTACTGCAAGGAACCCTAGAACGCTCCACGGATCTGGTGGCTCGTTATGGCGGTGAAGAGTTTTGTTGCATTATGCCGGAAACTCACCTAATTGGTGCAATTCATCTGGCCGAAAAGATTCAGAGGGGAATCTTGGGATTGTCTATCCTTCATAAGAAATCCAAAGTCTCCCCCTTTCTTACCGTGAGCATGGGGGTAGCGGTCTCTGTTCCGGAAATGACAAACACCCCAGCACAACTTCTGGAAGAAACCGATCGTCGACTCTATCTGGCAAAACAGATGGGGCGTAATCAATTCTATTATCAAGATTACGATCTCCCTAGAGAGGCTACGTGA
- a CDS encoding two-component system, sensor histidine kinase and response regulator, whose product MINRKSISRQAAIRLAVSIALFVTLIALTTTVIYQVALHKTTHARAEGLATFYKSRLFQIDREWEIQTQNIKTSIEFSRILNEPATRETNLNAFLTIQGMDRRFQYLLIQNLEGQKLFDFGNNLALSMIPLRPEKENGYYLDPTDKQLYRVFQIPVWLGEKEGNGRFALFFQISHSVLYQISTNEVILTVYHNGHPIASSAGQTALERLEQNLSETSHESFYLDWMRKNDESIQIRLESPEITLFSTSELILGMSAIPILDGLILWLIIGLWLLRQTKRVTALGRAVEEFSVSRQVTTALEEYLTQAQGRHLDEITEVAQAIRATSRETVTANDELTHYRQHLESLVQKRTAQLSVLQEQLQQREAFANTLFETAPAGLLLINVSGRIMRVNAVAERCFGYSREMMLWLLLEELIPKRLHKKYHTLRRQYSLRPTHRILGEIGDFYGLRADGSEFPVDIALSPMEFNQHRYLIVSIVDVTNRKQADEAIRRLNTQNQLLLDTVGEGICGLDQTGHIIFANPAASRILGWMPSELIGKIFHDCCHHSHPNGTPYPREDCLAHSQLDKCLIQHRDIETFWRRDGTSFLADFTVTPILVNGAISGQVMVFRDITELEAAKAAERANVAKSEFLANMSHEIRTPMNTIIGMGHLLAQTRLDPLQRDQMRKIQAAAQSLLGIIDDILDFSKIEAGQLGLEQITFDLDEVLEKISAMVSFRAEERGLEVLFDVPIAVPRILVGDPLRLEQVLLNLGTNAVKFSTKGNIVYQIQEVSSTPQHTTLHFSVQDQGIGLTQEQIGKLFQAFSQADTSTTRHYGGTGLGLAICKRLITMMGGNIEVVSTPEQGSCFSFTVVFAKSAQPSQYRRLQLSSTLPKLRVLVVDDNLNACEIFTGILQDFGLAVHSVNSGEEALRELKQTTIVSENSYQIVLLDWRMPGMDGLETARKIRADHQLVQPTIVMMTAFGWQEIIDQAQQAGIEKFLLKPVSPSALLNVLVDLFGVDYPRERRSHLPKAASQAIDLNLQGMRVLIVEDHDLNWQVAEGILAKVGVIARRAENGQEAVKQLIDAGEHYDVVFMDLQMPIMDGYKATELLRQHFTAEALPIVAMTAHAIKSEKDRCLALGMNDYLTKPVDVNGLYTLLARLQPTRVALAAIATIVETTPLPLERKTGPLLPDTLPGIDMAQGLQRLDGDESLLARLIVSFSKHHVGVDATLRELLEAGKTEEARRFLHRFKGAAGTISARALHDLTIACEKELEETGAIEESRLWRLGEKLAKVRDAGQRVVEHLADIERQAAPPTDIHPLPDGWQEELREGLSNGSFKVVEQFRALVPQLRGRGIDADLDSLNEAIARFNFKVSLTLLEQIEQKLQLST is encoded by the coding sequence GTGATAAACCGAAAATCTATCTCTCGGCAAGCAGCGATCCGATTAGCAGTAAGTATTGCCCTATTTGTCACATTGATCGCCCTGACCACAACCGTTATTTATCAAGTTGCACTCCACAAGACTACCCATGCACGTGCTGAGGGGCTCGCCACCTTTTACAAAAGTCGCTTGTTCCAGATTGATCGCGAATGGGAGATTCAGACCCAAAATATAAAAACAAGCATCGAATTCAGTCGTATCCTGAATGAACCAGCAACCCGCGAAACGAATCTCAATGCCTTCCTCACCATCCAAGGGATGGATCGACGCTTTCAGTATCTACTCATCCAAAATTTAGAGGGACAGAAACTATTCGATTTTGGTAATAATCTCGCGCTGTCGATGATTCCCCTCCGCCCAGAGAAAGAAAACGGTTATTATCTAGACCCCACGGATAAACAACTCTATCGCGTATTTCAGATCCCTGTTTGGCTCGGAGAGAAGGAGGGTAATGGTCGTTTTGCGTTGTTCTTTCAGATCAGTCATAGTGTTTTGTATCAAATCAGCACCAATGAGGTCATCCTCACCGTATACCATAATGGCCATCCCATTGCCAGTTCTGCTGGCCAAACCGCATTGGAGCGATTGGAACAGAATCTCTCAGAGACATCACACGAATCTTTCTATTTAGATTGGATGAGAAAAAATGATGAGAGCATTCAGATTCGTCTGGAATCTCCAGAAATTACTTTATTCTCGACCAGCGAATTAATCCTGGGAATGAGTGCGATCCCAATTCTCGATGGTTTGATCCTTTGGCTTATCATTGGTCTTTGGCTCTTGCGTCAAACCAAGCGCGTCACTGCATTGGGCAGAGCAGTGGAAGAATTTTCCGTCTCACGACAGGTTACCACCGCCCTAGAAGAATACCTTACACAGGCCCAAGGGCGTCACCTCGATGAGATTACCGAAGTCGCCCAAGCCATTCGCGCTACCTCACGGGAAACGGTAACTGCCAACGATGAATTGACACACTACCGTCAACACCTGGAAAGTCTGGTACAGAAACGGACCGCCCAGTTAAGCGTCCTGCAAGAACAGCTCCAACAACGCGAAGCCTTTGCTAATACCTTATTCGAAACTGCCCCGGCGGGTCTGTTACTGATCAATGTGTCAGGTAGGATCATGCGCGTCAATGCGGTAGCAGAGAGGTGTTTCGGTTATTCGCGTGAAATGATGCTCTGGTTATTGCTTGAAGAGTTAATTCCCAAACGTCTTCACAAAAAATACCATACCCTCCGTCGCCAATACTCACTCCGGCCTACGCATCGTATCCTGGGAGAGATTGGTGATTTCTATGGATTACGCGCCGATGGCAGCGAATTTCCAGTGGACATAGCGCTCAGTCCGATGGAATTCAATCAGCATCGCTATCTAATCGTCTCGATCGTCGATGTTACCAATCGTAAACAGGCCGATGAGGCTATTCGCCGTCTCAACACCCAGAATCAACTCCTCCTTGATACAGTAGGCGAGGGCATTTGTGGGCTCGATCAAACCGGTCATATTATCTTTGCCAATCCAGCGGCCAGCCGAATTCTCGGTTGGATGCCTAGTGAACTGATTGGTAAGATATTTCACGATTGTTGTCATCACTCCCATCCGAATGGGACTCCCTATCCTCGAGAAGATTGTCTTGCCCATTCCCAACTAGACAAATGTTTGATTCAGCATCGCGATATTGAAACCTTTTGGCGGCGTGATGGTACCTCTTTTCTTGCCGACTTTACCGTTACGCCAATTTTGGTCAATGGCGCGATCAGCGGTCAAGTAATGGTATTTCGTGATATTACTGAGCTCGAGGCAGCGAAGGCTGCGGAACGGGCCAATGTCGCCAAGAGCGAATTTCTGGCCAATATGAGCCACGAGATTCGGACCCCGATGAATACGATCATTGGCATGGGTCATCTCCTTGCCCAAACGCGACTCGACCCCCTCCAGCGTGACCAGATGCGCAAGATCCAGGCCGCAGCTCAATCGTTGCTCGGGATTATTGATGACATCCTTGATTTTTCCAAGATTGAAGCGGGACAGCTAGGACTGGAACAGATTACTTTTGATCTCGATGAAGTCCTGGAAAAAATCTCTGCCATGGTTTCGTTCAGAGCAGAAGAACGGGGGCTGGAGGTACTCTTCGATGTACCGATAGCGGTCCCGCGCATTCTGGTTGGCGATCCGTTACGGCTTGAACAGGTTTTGCTTAATCTAGGAACCAATGCTGTCAAATTTTCCACAAAAGGGAATATTGTCTACCAGATCCAAGAGGTTAGTAGCACCCCCCAACATACTACCCTCCACTTTTCCGTACAAGACCAGGGGATCGGTCTCACGCAAGAGCAGATCGGAAAACTATTCCAAGCCTTTAGTCAGGCAGATACCTCGACCACCCGTCATTACGGTGGCACTGGACTCGGACTCGCGATCTGTAAACGGTTGATTACGATGATGGGGGGAAATATTGAAGTAGTGAGTACCCCAGAACAAGGGAGCTGCTTTAGTTTTACTGTGGTCTTCGCCAAATCAGCACAGCCATCGCAATATCGTCGGTTGCAATTGTCTTCGACACTACCGAAACTGCGCGTATTAGTCGTTGATGATAATCTCAATGCTTGCGAGATTTTCACAGGGATTCTCCAGGACTTTGGTCTTGCGGTGCACTCGGTCAATTCCGGCGAGGAGGCCCTGCGGGAACTAAAACAAACTACTATCGTTAGCGAGAACTCCTATCAGATTGTCCTATTGGATTGGAGAATGCCGGGCATGGATGGTCTGGAGACGGCTCGGAAAATTCGTGCCGATCATCAACTCGTTCAGCCAACTATCGTCATGATGACCGCTTTTGGGTGGCAGGAAATCATCGATCAAGCACAACAGGCAGGGATCGAGAAATTCCTACTGAAACCGGTTTCTCCCTCAGCATTATTGAATGTACTGGTTGATCTTTTTGGGGTTGACTACCCGCGCGAACGGCGTTCACATTTGCCTAAGGCTGCATCGCAGGCTATTGATCTAAACCTCCAAGGAATGCGCGTGCTCATCGTTGAGGATCACGATCTTAATTGGCAGGTGGCGGAAGGAATTCTGGCCAAGGTCGGGGTAATAGCAAGACGTGCGGAAAACGGCCAAGAAGCAGTGAAACAATTGATCGACGCGGGAGAACACTACGATGTGGTATTTATGGATCTTCAAATGCCCATCATGGATGGCTATAAGGCCACTGAATTACTGCGTCAGCACTTTACCGCCGAGGCCTTACCGATTGTGGCGATGACGGCGCATGCCATCAAATCGGAAAAGGATCGGTGTCTCGCCTTGGGGATGAACGATTATCTAACCAAGCCCGTCGATGTGAATGGGTTGTATACGTTATTAGCAAGATTACAACCAACGCGAGTTGCCCTGGCGGCAATAGCGACCATTGTAGAAACCACTCCGTTGCCCCTTGAACGAAAGACTGGGCCCCTTCTTCCCGATACCCTCCCAGGGATTGACATGGCGCAGGGATTACAACGACTCGATGGTGATGAATCGTTGTTGGCTCGACTCATTGTGTCATTCAGTAAACACCATGTGGGTGTCGATGCTACCCTAAGAGAATTACTCGAGGCAGGTAAGACGGAAGAGGCTCGACGTTTTTTACATCGCTTCAAGGGGGCAGCGGGGACTATTTCCGCCCGGGCGCTGCACGACCTGACCATTGCCTGTGAAAAGGAATTGGAAGAAACCGGCGCGATCGAGGAGTCGCGCTTGTGGCGTCTCGGAGAGAAATTGGCTAAGGTCCGTGATGCGGGCCAACGGGTTGTCGAACATTTGGCTGATATCGAACGTCAGGCCGCCCCGCCTACGGATATTCACCCCTTACCAGACGGGTGGCAGGAAGAATTACGGGAGGGTTTATCCAATGGCAGTTTTAAGGTAGTCGAGCAATTCCGTGCGTTGGTCCCCCAGTTGCGAGGGCGTGGTATCGATGCAGATCTGGATAGTTTGAACGAGGCAATCGCCCGTTTTAATTTCAAGGTCAGCTTGACTTTGCTTGAACAGATCGAGCAGAAACTTCAATT
- a CDS encoding NitT/TauT family transport system substrate-binding protein, with the protein MIFGLILPSSPCQGGERITISVPGPRSLPYLPVDLIPKIGADQAEGVHLRILYTGGSAAALNNLNTRDTDFAVAGVPAQMSLRSNGGDVVLIAAVNDAPLFVLMVRSALKEQVKRIADLKGKVIGVHPSTSSSKTSSQQLAELLLRSDGVVPDAVHLVSAGQNWVEISALVISSAVDAIMGSEPFASRLLAEGHVFYLANLAESSTVTGIQGTHFLHAALATRNDMIAQTPKKVATMVRILKKTLAWISSHTPEQIVDALEITDPQEHDALVFSLKKYPNAFSRDGSFSNRQLQETDYFFHAGGEDNLQSLLVNSMIDDHWVGRNP; encoded by the coding sequence ATGATATTTGGACTCATTTTACCTTCGTCCCCCTGTCAGGGGGGAGAGCGTATTACGATTAGTGTCCCCGGACCACGCTCCCTTCCCTATTTACCTGTTGATCTGATTCCCAAGATCGGTGCCGACCAGGCAGAGGGGGTCCACCTCCGAATCCTCTACACTGGGGGAAGTGCGGCAGCACTCAATAATTTGAATACCCGTGATACTGATTTTGCGGTAGCTGGGGTTCCGGCACAAATGTCTTTGCGGAGTAACGGTGGCGATGTCGTGCTAATTGCTGCGGTGAATGATGCGCCTCTTTTCGTACTTATGGTTCGATCCGCTCTTAAGGAGCAGGTGAAGCGCATTGCTGACCTTAAGGGAAAAGTAATCGGGGTACATCCCAGTACCTCGTCCAGTAAAACCAGTTCTCAACAACTGGCAGAATTACTACTCCGCTCCGACGGTGTTGTACCAGATGCAGTACACCTAGTCTCTGCTGGTCAAAATTGGGTGGAAATATCTGCGTTGGTTATCTCCAGTGCAGTGGATGCGATCATGGGTAGCGAACCATTCGCCTCGCGCCTCTTGGCGGAAGGCCATGTCTTCTATTTAGCCAATCTGGCGGAGTCCTCGACTGTAACCGGAATACAAGGAACTCACTTTCTCCACGCCGCCCTGGCAACGCGTAATGATATGATCGCCCAGACCCCAAAAAAGGTCGCCACTATGGTGCGTATTCTGAAGAAAACCCTGGCATGGATCTCGAGTCACACCCCAGAACAAATAGTAGATGCCCTGGAGATCACTGATCCTCAGGAACACGATGCCCTAGTTTTTTCTCTCAAGAAATATCCCAATGCCTTCAGCCGTGACGGTAGTTTCTCCAACCGGCAACTCCAAGAAACCGACTATTTTTTTCATGCCGGTGGCGAGGATAACCTTCAGAGTCTCCTGGTCAATAGTATGATCGATGACCATTGGGTTGGACGAAATCCGTGA